A single window of Caldimicrobium thiodismutans DNA harbors:
- a CDS encoding AAA family ATPase — protein MLKAGKPKVERINLTQKQNFLFNFDLKPVELENYLDEYLIGQKEAKGIIATKICTHFHKAKNLLLKSHRLDNVGFIKNNIIIIGPTGVGKTYTLKLIAHKLGVPFAKGDATKYSETGYVGGDVEDLIRDLYYEADGDLEKARFGIVYLDEIDKIASPGDIIGPDVSRTGVQRALLKLLEETQVEIRTPQEGLQMLEFPEENRNKKGKTTLNTKYILFVVSGAFQGLEEIIKKRLKKQSLGFLSEIEKKEEQKINYLKFVTPEDLVNYGFEREFVGRFPVIAVFDPLTEEELFEILANPNNVIVLNKKRDFKVYGIDLAFTDSAFREIAKEALKEGTGARALARILERILIPFERTLPSYQINILGVTEELVKDPEGYLRAMLSNPESQKWDEAYREAIFAERDRIHLYLEKKKTQNQKLPLEITPKRLNLLFDIYKSEEVEVTHALEELSSIYRQVKAYEGSFSKRNQIQAIFTDEAIDYVMEEVLKRDQGVFTFCERALARLEYTFSFLKETTKRNRFYITKMAFLDQDKFLEELLKS, from the coding sequence ATGTTGAAAGCAGGCAAACCCAAAGTTGAACGCATAAACCTCACACAAAAACAAAATTTTCTCTTTAATTTTGATCTCAAACCAGTAGAGCTTGAAAATTACTTAGATGAGTATCTGATTGGGCAGAAAGAGGCCAAAGGGATTATTGCTACCAAGATCTGTACTCACTTTCATAAAGCCAAAAATCTCTTGCTCAAATCCCATCGTCTTGATAATGTGGGTTTTATTAAAAATAATATTATCATCATCGGGCCAACGGGAGTTGGAAAGACCTATACTCTCAAACTTATAGCTCATAAATTAGGAGTTCCCTTTGCCAAAGGGGATGCTACTAAATATAGTGAAACTGGCTATGTTGGGGGAGATGTAGAGGATCTTATCCGAGACCTTTATTATGAAGCTGATGGTGATCTGGAGAAGGCTCGTTTCGGGATTGTTTATTTAGATGAGATTGATAAGATAGCTTCTCCCGGAGATATTATTGGCCCAGATGTTTCAAGGACTGGGGTTCAGAGGGCCCTGCTTAAACTTCTTGAAGAGACTCAGGTGGAGATCAGGACACCTCAAGAGGGCCTTCAGATGCTTGAATTCCCTGAGGAGAATAGAAACAAAAAAGGGAAAACCACTCTTAATACCAAATATATACTTTTTGTTGTCAGTGGCGCCTTTCAGGGATTAGAGGAAATTATAAAAAAGAGACTTAAAAAGCAAAGTCTTGGTTTTCTCTCGGAGATTGAAAAAAAAGAAGAACAAAAAATAAATTATCTAAAATTTGTGACCCCTGAGGATCTTGTTAATTATGGATTTGAAAGGGAGTTTGTGGGAAGATTCCCGGTTATTGCTGTATTTGATCCCCTTACTGAGGAAGAGCTCTTTGAAATTCTTGCTAATCCAAATAATGTAATAGTTTTAAACAAAAAGCGGGATTTTAAGGTCTATGGCATAGACTTAGCCTTTACGGATTCTGCTTTTAGAGAAATTGCCAAAGAGGCCCTTAAAGAAGGCACAGGTGCAAGGGCCTTAGCGAGAATTTTAGAGCGAATTCTTATTCCCTTTGAGAGAACTCTTCCTTCTTATCAGATAAATATTCTTGGTGTCACAGAGGAACTTGTTAAAGACCCGGAGGGCTATCTCAGAGCTATGCTTTCTAACCCTGAGTCCCAAAAATGGGATGAAGCTTACAGAGAAGCAATTTTTGCTGAAAGAGATAGGATCCATTTATATCTGGAAAAGAAAAAAACTCAAAACCAGAAACTTCCTCTTGAGATAACCCCTAAGAGATTAAATCTCCTCTTTGATATTTACAAAAGTGAAGAGGTAGAGGTAACGCATGCCCTTGAAGAGCTTTCTTCAATTTACAGGCAGGTTAAGGCCTATGAGGGGAGTTTCTCTAAAAGAAATCAGATTCAGGCTATTTTTACTGATGAGGCTATTGATTATGTGATGGAAGAGGTCTTAAAAAGGGATCAAGGGGTTTTTACCTTTTGTGAGAGGGCCCTTGCCAGACTGGAATATACCTTTTCTTTTTTAAAGGAAACCACTAAGAGGAATAGGTTTTACATTACTAAAATGGCCTTTTTAGATCAGGATAAATTTTTAGAAGAGCTTTTAAAAAGTTGA
- a CDS encoding HAD family hydrolase translates to MKKPLRLLVFDCDGVLFDSRLANKEYYNSILKATGRSPLTEEELEYVHMHSLPECIEFLFRRHPDLKDLAFEIAKKTPYSDFFVYMQMEPGLPEFLEWAYSRVKIALCTNRTTSTLPLLRHFDLEKYFHLIRTALEIPKNDPRALSSILEHFRCSPSNTLYVGDSAVDERLCLACSVPLVSYKNPALKAIKVLKNYEDLKIFLQENFSL, encoded by the coding sequence ATGAAAAAACCTCTTAGACTTCTTGTCTTTGATTGTGATGGGGTCCTTTTTGATTCCCGTTTAGCTAATAAAGAGTATTATAATTCCATTCTCAAGGCAACGGGTAGGAGCCCTTTGACAGAGGAAGAGCTTGAATATGTGCACATGCACTCGCTTCCTGAGTGTATAGAATTTCTTTTTCGGAGGCATCCTGATCTTAAAGATCTTGCCTTTGAAATAGCTAAAAAAACACCCTATTCTGATTTTTTTGTTTATATGCAAATGGAACCCGGGCTCCCTGAGTTTTTAGAATGGGCTTATAGCAGGGTCAAAATAGCCCTTTGCACCAATCGCACAACCTCAACCCTCCCCCTTTTAAGACATTTTGATCTTGAAAAATACTTTCATTTAATTCGCACAGCCCTTGAAATTCCCAAAAATGACCCGAGGGCTCTTAGCTCAATCCTTGAACACTTCAGGTGCTCCCCCTCAAATACCCTTTATGTGGGAGACTCAGCTGTTGATGAGAGGCTTTGTTTAGCCTGCTCTGTCCCTTTAGTGTCTTATAAAAACCCCGCTCTTAAAGCCATCAAAGTTCTTAAAAATTATGAAGATTTAAAGATCTTTCTACAAGAAAATTTTTCACTTTAA
- a CDS encoding flagellar hook protein FlgE translates to MSLFGNMYIGYSGLYTDTIATRVSADNIANLNTIAFKGSRTEFASRLVRESEVFGRERGIGSAVKDIRSIFTQGPIQSTDVPTDLAISGKGFFVLADKKGNFYYTRDGQFFINDADKDHFTLQNALGMSLLGADPTATSADLATLKPYIIPKVMSSKATSTLSVELILDARTPVNSQSLLDKYDASLRPDKPLEEGAYNWVFDWYIYDQTGEMIPVKLYVDRGDSANTYEVLFALADPAKDGRGDGKMKGAFLYGTLTFGGGGEIVSADFSQVSLDGTLTPLDLTALGKPKTPLNINGRTQEITLDLGFTVNPDASITRERGSIKMIANAFTQLGFIQDGYPMGIFERIEVINEEGLIKAWYTNQKEIAVARIFLADFSGYEDSLEKLGNGLFRTRPGVTTYFFAPSSAERGRIVSGALEGSNVDLANEMVNLIMLQRSFQSNSRVITTSDQMLEDFLRQR, encoded by the coding sequence ATGAGTCTCTTTGGCAATATGTATATTGGATACTCTGGGCTTTATACAGATACCATTGCTACAAGGGTATCTGCTGACAATATTGCTAACTTGAATACTATTGCTTTTAAGGGATCTCGGACTGAGTTTGCCAGTAGGCTCGTAAGGGAAAGCGAAGTTTTTGGAAGGGAAAGGGGGATTGGATCAGCGGTCAAGGATATTCGCTCTATTTTTACCCAGGGACCAATTCAAAGCACAGATGTCCCCACAGACCTTGCTATATCTGGGAAAGGTTTCTTCGTATTAGCGGATAAAAAGGGCAATTTCTATTATACCAGGGATGGACAATTTTTTATTAATGATGCAGATAAGGATCATTTTACCTTACAAAATGCCCTTGGGATGAGCCTTCTTGGAGCAGACCCCACTGCAACCTCTGCAGATCTTGCAACTCTTAAACCTTATATTATTCCCAAGGTCATGTCCTCCAAGGCAACATCTACCCTTTCTGTCGAACTTATTCTGGATGCAAGAACCCCTGTAAATAGCCAGAGTTTACTTGACAAATATGATGCTTCTTTAAGACCTGATAAACCTTTAGAAGAGGGAGCATATAACTGGGTCTTTGACTGGTATATCTATGATCAAACCGGAGAGATGATACCAGTAAAACTTTATGTAGATAGAGGAGACTCTGCTAATACTTATGAAGTGCTTTTTGCCCTTGCTGATCCAGCTAAGGATGGAAGGGGAGATGGAAAGATGAAAGGAGCCTTTTTATACGGCACCTTAACCTTTGGTGGAGGGGGTGAAATAGTTTCAGCAGATTTTTCTCAGGTCTCCCTTGATGGCACTTTAACTCCCCTTGATCTAACAGCCCTTGGAAAGCCAAAAACCCCTTTAAACATAAATGGAAGAACCCAGGAAATAACCCTTGATCTTGGTTTTACTGTGAATCCAGATGCTTCTATAACCCGGGAAAGGGGCTCTATTAAAATGATAGCCAATGCCTTTACCCAGCTTGGATTTATCCAAGATGGTTATCCTATGGGAATTTTTGAAAGAATTGAAGTTATAAATGAAGAGGGTCTTATTAAGGCCTGGTATACCAACCAGAAAGAAATTGCGGTTGCAAGGATTTTTCTTGCAGATTTTTCAGGTTATGAAGATTCCCTGGAAAAATTAGGAAATGGGCTTTTTAGAACCAGGCCTGGTGTTACCACCTATTTTTTTGCTCCAAGTTCTGCTGAAAGGGGAAGAATAGTATCAGGTGCCCTTGAGGGCTCAAATGTGGATCTTGCAAATGAGATGGTGAATCTAATTATGCTTCAAAGAAGTTTTCAGAGTAATTCCCGGGTGATAACAACTTCAGATCAGATGCTTGAAGACTTTTTGAGACAGAGGTAA
- a CDS encoding response regulator, whose translation MILIALSEAIFSKIKKVLEEHQYKYERVESGEELLERAKKLKPQLIILEKDLPLLDGFAATLLLKSHPKTKDIPVLTICKCDFSEERIRAKDSGADLVLLYPIKEEEVVEAISKLIKNK comes from the coding sequence ATGATCTTAATTGCTCTTTCAGAGGCTATTTTTTCTAAGATAAAAAAGGTTCTTGAGGAGCATCAATATAAGTATGAAAGGGTTGAAAGTGGGGAGGAGCTTCTTGAAAGGGCTAAAAAGTTAAAGCCTCAGCTAATTATATTAGAAAAAGATCTCCCCCTTCTGGATGGCTTTGCAGCAACACTCCTTCTCAAAAGTCATCCTAAGACCAAGGACATACCTGTTTTAACTATTTGTAAATGTGATTTTTCAGAGGAAAGAATCAGGGCTAAGGATAGCGGAGCTGATCTCGTTCTTCTCTATCCTATAAAAGAGGAAGAGGTTGTAGAGGCCATCTCAAAGTTAATTAAAAATAAGTGA
- a CDS encoding UvrD-helicase domain-containing protein, with translation MSPNLILYQASAGSGKTYQLSLSYLKLLKCFSQSKKEALKGILAITFTNKAVYEMKDRIISFLKEIALKTNKGLILAQESGLTPQEAENFLEEIFLHYDYLEIRTIDSFLLKLFRGLAYELNLHPDFKIKNYLDDTHIERALIRLFEKAQLDEKIWQFLEAFVDFLLSYEDSLKINFKSKIISELEKLVNLSTYREELLRTNEEFDTFEENSSDKPTTSLRGHLYFKLWNLLKEELEKVLNEEGTLYMGIWKEKLAQTLQRDFLPWIYLKLGNLQAFIIDEFQDTDKLQWTAIFPLVEDLISNRKLFLAAGDTKQSIYRWKGGDPGLIRSLKENLRDYGLSEKNLNFNFRSSLSIVEFNNSFFNFLKNEEELKKEILKRIVFGKNDKKPEEDLLSLAQSEFDELFSHITQSANKDHPGKVFIEWLPVKGETQKLANALIYQKIKDILEELKNKDSLENTAILMRENKEVIEMSAYLLSQGFSVIGSSFLKLKESPLINTLVSYLRLLYGYEDEISLATILLGLFKERGKEILLNYQKIRPFKNLDFTLLSYLKTYESSFYKEAFEIPLSKGRLLNIYQFVRFLVSFFSLEEAFPQEKPYLCKFLSLLLRFTAQEGDPLEFLDNWENLAEEEEVELPEESSSIKVMTIHKSKGLEFSKVIVPLNFNTRRYQPPLGLLFTEKGVHKGKKDELPQELLYLYYLEKIQHSLEIFNLFYVAFTRAMQNLYILVPVGLKNNFDSAEIFIQIFESLKEQVSVLKVKNFLVERSLNLHNF, from the coding sequence ATGTCCCCAAATTTAATTCTTTATCAGGCCAGTGCTGGCTCTGGAAAGACCTATCAACTCTCCTTAAGTTATCTTAAACTCTTGAAGTGCTTTTCTCAATCAAAAAAAGAGGCCTTAAAGGGCATTCTTGCTATAACCTTTACCAATAAGGCAGTTTATGAGATGAAGGATCGCATTATTTCCTTTCTTAAAGAGATAGCTTTGAAGACAAATAAAGGCCTTATTCTTGCTCAGGAAAGTGGTCTCACTCCTCAGGAAGCAGAAAATTTTTTAGAGGAAATTTTTCTCCATTATGATTATCTTGAAATTAGAACCATTGATAGCTTTTTACTTAAGCTTTTCCGAGGGTTGGCCTACGAGTTGAATCTCCATCCTGATTTTAAAATCAAAAACTATTTAGATGATACCCATATTGAAAGGGCTCTCATTCGCCTCTTTGAAAAAGCTCAGCTTGATGAAAAAATCTGGCAATTTTTAGAGGCCTTTGTGGACTTTCTTTTAAGCTATGAAGACTCCTTAAAAATAAACTTTAAGAGCAAAATAATTTCAGAACTTGAAAAATTAGTTAATCTTTCCACTTACCGGGAGGAACTTCTCCGCACAAATGAAGAATTTGATACCTTTGAAGAAAATTCCTCTGATAAACCTACAACCTCTTTAAGAGGACACCTCTATTTTAAACTCTGGAACTTACTTAAAGAAGAATTAGAGAAGGTGCTTAATGAAGAAGGCACTCTCTATATGGGGATCTGGAAAGAAAAACTTGCTCAGACCTTACAGAGGGACTTTTTACCCTGGATTTATCTGAAACTTGGAAATTTGCAGGCCTTTATCATTGATGAGTTTCAGGATACCGATAAATTGCAGTGGACTGCAATTTTTCCCTTAGTTGAAGATCTCATAAGTAACCGCAAGCTTTTTCTTGCTGCAGGTGATACCAAACAGTCTATTTATCGCTGGAAAGGAGGAGATCCTGGTCTCATTCGTTCTCTTAAAGAGAATTTAAGAGATTATGGGCTTTCTGAAAAAAATTTAAATTTTAATTTCAGAAGCTCTCTGTCTATTGTTGAATTCAATAACTCTTTTTTTAATTTTCTTAAAAATGAGGAAGAACTTAAAAAAGAGATATTAAAAAGGATTGTTTTTGGAAAAAACGACAAAAAGCCAGAAGAGGATCTTTTATCCTTAGCGCAGAGTGAATTTGATGAACTTTTTTCCCATATTACTCAGTCTGCTAATAAAGATCATCCCGGGAAGGTTTTTATTGAATGGCTCCCTGTGAAGGGAGAGACTCAAAAGTTAGCTAACGCCCTTATTTATCAAAAGATTAAAGATATATTAGAGGAGCTCAAGAACAAAGACTCCTTAGAAAATACCGCCATTCTTATGAGGGAAAACAAAGAGGTCATTGAGATGTCAGCCTATCTTTTATCCCAGGGGTTTAGTGTTATTGGAAGCTCTTTTTTAAAGTTAAAGGAATCTCCACTCATTAATACTCTGGTTTCCTATTTAAGGCTCCTTTATGGCTATGAGGATGAAATATCTCTCGCTACTATCCTATTGGGTCTCTTTAAAGAGAGGGGAAAGGAAATTCTCTTAAATTATCAAAAAATAAGACCTTTTAAAAATTTGGATTTTACCCTTCTTAGCTATCTTAAAACTTATGAATCTTCCTTTTATAAGGAAGCCTTTGAAATTCCCCTCAGTAAGGGAAGATTACTAAATATTTACCAGTTTGTGAGATTCCTGGTAAGTTTCTTTTCCTTGGAAGAGGCCTTTCCTCAGGAAAAACCCTATCTTTGTAAATTTTTAAGCTTACTGCTAAGATTTACCGCTCAAGAAGGAGACCCCTTAGAGTTTTTAGATAACTGGGAGAACTTAGCTGAGGAGGAAGAGGTTGAACTTCCAGAAGAAAGCTCAAGCATTAAAGTCATGACTATTCATAAGTCAAAGGGGCTTGAATTTTCTAAGGTAATTGTTCCCCTAAACTTTAATACCAGAAGGTATCAACCCCCTCTGGGTTTACTCTTTACTGAAAAGGGGGTGCATAAGGGAAAAAAGGATGAACTTCCTCAAGAGTTACTTTATCTCTATTATTTGGAAAAAATTCAGCATTCTTTGGAGATCTTTAATCTTTTTTATGTGGCCTTTACAAGAGCCATGCAAAATCTTTATATTCTTGTTCCAGTGGGTTTAAAAAATAATTTTGATTCCGCTGAAATTTTTATTCAGATTTTTGAATCTTTAAAAGAGCAAGTCTCCGTCCTTAAAGTGAAAAATTTTCTTGTAGAAAGATCTTTAAATCTTCATAATTTTTAA
- a CDS encoding polyprenyl synthetase family protein, producing MNLIKNEISKIEETLQSLRVSQHPFINKVSEYVLFAGGKRVRPLLCVLSAKALNPDLKNSLYETSLLFEYLHVATLLHDDVVDSAEFRRGRKAARNLWGNQATILVGDYLYAKALKIASSLQNPSIMEEITQTTLLMSEGEVLQLLHLDDTEISEEAYYEVIYRKTAVLISCSCKVGALLSGVEDKKAEELANFGYNLGMAFQVIDDLLDYVSAETGKDLGKDFSEGKVTLPIIFALNLAPAQEKKELLRLLKSKDIEAKDFKRAYEIIEKNRGFELTFQKARSFIDTAKDYLQFLPPSPYKEALLYISDYLLTRKK from the coding sequence TTGAATCTTATTAAAAATGAGATCTCAAAAATAGAGGAGACCTTGCAAAGTCTAAGGGTATCCCAACATCCCTTTATAAATAAGGTTAGTGAATATGTGCTTTTTGCAGGTGGGAAAAGGGTTCGTCCTCTTCTCTGTGTTCTTTCTGCTAAGGCCTTAAACCCTGACTTAAAAAATAGTTTATATGAGACCTCTCTTCTTTTTGAATATCTTCATGTAGCCACCCTTTTGCATGATGATGTAGTTGATTCTGCAGAATTTAGAAGGGGAAGAAAGGCTGCAAGAAACCTCTGGGGTAATCAGGCAACAATCCTGGTTGGAGATTATCTCTATGCCAAGGCCCTTAAAATAGCAAGCTCCCTTCAAAATCCCTCTATAATGGAGGAAATTACTCAAACCACTCTGCTTATGAGTGAAGGTGAAGTTCTTCAGCTTCTCCATTTAGATGACACAGAAATCTCAGAAGAGGCCTATTATGAAGTGATTTATAGGAAAACAGCCGTCCTTATCTCTTGCAGTTGTAAGGTTGGAGCACTTCTTTCTGGAGTTGAAGATAAAAAGGCGGAGGAGCTTGCTAATTTCGGATACAACCTTGGTATGGCCTTTCAGGTGATTGATGATCTCCTTGATTATGTTAGTGCAGAAACAGGTAAAGACCTTGGCAAGGACTTCTCCGAGGGCAAGGTAACACTTCCTATTATCTTCGCTCTAAATTTAGCACCAGCTCAAGAAAAGAAGGAACTTCTTAGGCTTTTAAAAAGTAAGGATATAGAGGCTAAGGATTTTAAAAGGGCCTATGAAATTATTGAAAAAAATAGAGGGTTTGAACTTACCTTTCAAAAAGCCAGATCCTTTATTGACACTGCCAAAGATTATCTCCAGTTTCTTCCTCCTTCTCCATATAAAGAAGCCCTTTTATACATATCTGATTACTTACTTACAAGAAAAAAATGA
- the ahbC gene encoding 12,18-didecarboxysiroheme deacetylase, whose amino-acid sequence MIGISKLYCGTVEASDPLRYGRRAKDLPSHLLQFSEDKRPVVVWNVTRACNLRCIHCYASADNNPAENELTTEEGFRLLEDLAQFGCPVVLFSGGEPLVRPDILDLIHKAVTLGLRAVLSTNGTLIDSSLAKELKKFGLSYVGISLDGIGEVHDRFRVSQGCFEKVVKAIENCKNEGIKVGLRFTINKFNAEEIPKVFDFVEEMKIPRICFYHLVYAGRGSRLVEQDLTHEETRKWVDYIIDRTKELHDKGHKVEVLTVDNHTDGAYLYLRMKGEGNPRAEEVYQLLLMNGGNNTGVGIGCVSWDGSVHPDQFWRHYSFGNVRERPFSEIWMDTRDPLMAKLKEKKKHVKGRCAKCKFLEICAGNFRVRAEAVTGDIWAPDPACYLTDEEIGIA is encoded by the coding sequence ATGATAGGAATTTCAAAATTATATTGTGGGACAGTTGAGGCTTCAGATCCCCTGAGGTATGGTAGGCGTGCCAAGGATCTTCCCTCTCATCTTTTGCAGTTTTCTGAGGATAAAAGACCAGTTGTTGTCTGGAATGTGACACGGGCCTGTAATCTCAGGTGTATTCATTGCTATGCCTCTGCGGACAATAACCCTGCAGAAAATGAATTAACAACTGAAGAGGGCTTCAGGCTTCTTGAAGATTTAGCCCAGTTTGGGTGTCCCGTTGTCCTTTTCTCTGGAGGAGAGCCTCTGGTTAGACCTGATATCCTTGACCTTATTCACAAGGCAGTAACCCTTGGTTTAAGAGCAGTTCTCTCAACGAATGGCACCCTTATTGATTCCTCTCTTGCTAAAGAACTCAAAAAGTTTGGTCTCTCATATGTTGGAATTAGTCTTGATGGAATAGGGGAGGTCCATGATCGCTTTCGGGTTTCCCAGGGATGCTTTGAAAAGGTCGTGAAGGCTATTGAAAACTGCAAAAATGAGGGTATCAAGGTTGGTTTGAGGTTTACAATTAATAAATTTAATGCCGAGGAGATTCCCAAGGTCTTTGATTTTGTTGAAGAGATGAAGATTCCAAGAATATGTTTTTATCATCTTGTTTATGCTGGAAGAGGGAGCCGGCTTGTTGAGCAAGATTTAACGCATGAAGAGACCAGAAAATGGGTTGATTATATTATTGATAGAACTAAAGAATTGCATGATAAGGGCCATAAGGTTGAGGTTCTCACGGTGGATAATCATACTGATGGAGCCTATCTCTATTTAAGGATGAAAGGAGAGGGAAATCCCCGGGCTGAAGAGGTCTATCAGCTTCTCCTGATGAATGGAGGTAATAATACAGGGGTAGGAATAGGTTGTGTCTCCTGGGACGGTTCAGTTCATCCTGATCAGTTCTGGAGGCATTATAGCTTTGGGAATGTCCGGGAAAGACCCTTCAGTGAAATCTGGATGGATACAAGGGATCCCCTAATGGCTAAACTTAAGGAGAAGAAAAAGCATGTTAAAGGAAGATGTGCTAAATGTAAGTTTTTGGAGATCTGCGCAGGAAATTTCAGAGTAAGAGCTGAAGCGGTTACAGGGGATATCTGGGCCCCAGATCCTGCTTGTTACCTCACGGATGAAGAAATTGGAATAGCTTAG
- a CDS encoding flagellar hook-basal body complex protein: MGLTDALFTGTSGLRALGHGMSVIGDNVSNLNTTAFKGARITFSDIMAQSINTAAGSGQLGRGSGIQALYQLFTQGAFESTASPTDMAIAGAGFFMVKNPQTTGGIFYTRDGQFVIDKEGFLVNPQGLRVQGWKIDEVTNDITGALTDIRIDRSSPPVKTTKVDMITNLDARTEARSNVINLSGNLKDAIGGGGTSVSNTFVIRDIDGKDNKIQVTLTWDVDIQKWSYTITDVASGQILSSGTNVTSTRTTIELPSTKEQIIFDWSSITHDSAADDSLNIPGRTGRIEINPTGITPGAWTSYYFDNVVDANGTSRDIRVWLQYDNTTSRWNYYVFENPTDGATEPSEETGAIQLARGEKSNETNIFFFLDGTSQRINLDWSTTNPTNPTTYILQEPPTLFSSWDAKKEVPIPSTAYAYRSTMFVYDSLGTPHEITFYFNPTSKDNVWEVLVACNPNEDQRDFTRDTNPMQWQYEEGAVTQKVSIDSGKVFTEEKRGVLMYGRLEFDNQGNVKKFYETYRLDANTGALVQIIQGYAQNGQPVALPEDKYGALGANGYPLIVADFLGIDFTYDHYAPNDVNQGSLRNDLQQIELNFGYFYKDTWRSESVRTTQYATSNATLFYDQNGFGPGALENISVDNEGRITGIYSNGRVIPLWMVGLANFNAPERLQKVGGNLFRETTHSGPPVTGKPGTNGLGTIAPNSIEQSNVDLGEQFVKMIIFQRGFQADSRIITVSDTMLEELINLKR; the protein is encoded by the coding sequence ATGGGTTTAACAGATGCACTTTTTACTGGAACAAGTGGATTAAGGGCCCTTGGGCATGGAATGAGTGTTATTGGTGACAATGTATCTAATCTTAATACTACCGCCTTTAAAGGGGCTCGGATTACCTTTTCAGACATTATGGCCCAGTCTATTAATACAGCCGCAGGTTCTGGTCAGCTTGGAAGAGGTTCTGGAATTCAGGCTCTATATCAGCTTTTTACTCAGGGTGCCTTTGAATCCACAGCAAGTCCAACTGATATGGCTATTGCAGGGGCCGGGTTCTTTATGGTTAAGAACCCACAAACTACAGGTGGAATCTTTTATACAAGGGATGGACAGTTTGTAATTGACAAAGAGGGCTTCCTTGTTAATCCCCAGGGATTAAGGGTTCAGGGCTGGAAAATTGATGAAGTAACCAATGATATTACAGGAGCTTTAACTGACATCCGTATAGACCGTTCTTCTCCTCCAGTAAAAACTACAAAGGTTGATATGATTACCAATCTTGATGCAAGAACCGAGGCAAGAAGTAATGTTATCAATCTAAGTGGTAATCTCAAAGATGCAATAGGTGGTGGAGGCACCTCAGTATCTAATACTTTTGTAATAAGGGATATTGATGGAAAAGATAATAAAATACAGGTTACTTTAACCTGGGATGTGGATATACAAAAATGGAGCTATACCATTACTGATGTTGCAAGTGGACAAATTCTCTCTTCAGGAACAAATGTTACTTCTACCAGGACAACTATAGAACTACCTTCAACAAAGGAACAGATAATTTTTGACTGGAGTAGTATTACTCATGATAGTGCCGCTGACGATAGCTTAAATATTCCTGGAAGAACAGGAAGAATTGAAATTAACCCTACTGGAATTACACCGGGTGCGTGGACTTCATATTATTTTGATAATGTAGTGGATGCTAATGGAACCTCAAGGGATATAAGAGTTTGGTTACAATATGACAACACTACCTCAAGATGGAATTATTATGTTTTTGAAAATCCAACAGATGGTGCTACAGAGCCCTCTGAAGAAACAGGAGCAATTCAACTTGCAAGAGGTGAAAAATCAAATGAGACCAATATCTTTTTCTTTCTTGATGGAACCTCTCAGAGGATCAATCTTGATTGGTCAACCACTAATCCCACTAATCCCACTACATACATTTTACAGGAACCTCCTACTCTCTTTTCTTCCTGGGATGCCAAAAAAGAGGTGCCAATTCCATCTACAGCCTATGCCTATCGTTCCACTATGTTTGTATATGACTCCTTGGGAACACCCCATGAAATCACCTTTTATTTTAATCCAACCTCAAAGGACAATGTATGGGAAGTTCTTGTAGCTTGCAATCCAAATGAGGACCAGCGGGATTTTACAAGAGATACCAATCCCATGCAATGGCAATATGAAGAGGGTGCTGTAACTCAAAAGGTCTCTATAGATTCGGGAAAGGTTTTTACTGAGGAAAAAAGAGGAGTATTAATGTATGGAAGGCTTGAATTTGATAATCAGGGTAATGTGAAAAAGTTTTATGAGACCTACAGGCTTGATGCTAACACAGGAGCCCTTGTGCAGATAATTCAGGGATATGCCCAAAATGGTCAACCAGTAGCCTTACCAGAAGATAAATACGGTGCCCTTGGAGCCAATGGATATCCTTTGATAGTAGCAGATTTCCTTGGCATTGATTTCACTTATGATCATTACGCTCCCAATGATGTGAATCAAGGATCCCTTAGAAATGATCTACAACAAATTGAACTTAATTTTGGGTATTTTTATAAAGACACCTGGCGCTCTGAATCCGTTCGCACAACTCAATATGCAACCTCTAATGCTACTCTCTTTTATGATCAGAATGGTTTTGGACCAGGAGCCCTTGAAAACATATCTGTTGACAATGAGGGTCGTATAACTGGAATCTATTCCAATGGAAGGGTTATTCCTCTCTGGATGGTGGGATTAGCAAACTTTAATGCCCCAGAAAGATTGCAGAAAGTGGGTGGAAATCTTTTTAGAGAAACCACCCATTCAGGACCGCCTGTTACTGGAAAACCAGGCACAAATGGCCTTGGAACCATTGCCCCAAACTCCATTGAACAATCTAATGTGGACCTGGGAGAACAGTTTGTGAAAATGATCATCTTTCAGAGGGGCTTTCAGGCTGATTCTCGTATCATTACAGTTTCAGATACCATGCTTGAAGAACTCATTAATCTCAAGAGATAA